One Penicillium oxalicum strain HP7-1 chromosome III, whole genome shotgun sequence genomic region harbors:
- a CDS encoding Aminotransferase atnJ, which yields MTFPPAPAAEVDWTKLGLAVTDMVNGHVQSTYSVEKGEWTAPRFVVDPFIRVHGLAPGLNYGQQVYEGLKAYRTRNGKIQIFRPEYHAARMQHSAEVVSIPPVPIEHFITAINVAVARNAEWVPPYESGAALYIRPVLFGSSGHLALTPPTEYTFCVYVHPFSSYHGVAPLPAVVMEHFDRAAPKGTGHAKVGGNYAPVMKWSQAASKEGFPMTLHLDSKTGEEIDEFSTSGFMGVRLEVQDNEQERVVLVVPKSDNIINSVTSNSLMEIGKRLGYQVENRSVKYSELSTFSEVMAVGTAACLVPISSITHRSRGDHFVYTEEKNAGPVCQKLYAELTSVQRGENQDYPDWHFEVKQA from the exons atGACTTTTCCTCCCGCGCCCGCGGCCGAAGTTG ACTGGACGAAGCTCGGCCTCGCCGTGACCGACATGG TCAACGGCCATGTGCAATCGACCTATTCGGTGGAAAAGGGCGAGTGGACGGCGCCCCGCTTTGTGGTTGATCCATTCATTCGCGTGCATGGGTTGGCGCCGGGCTTGAATTACGGTCAGCAGGTGTACGAGGGTCTCAAGG CTTACCGGACTCGAAACGGCAAGATCCAGATCTTCCGGCCCGAATACCATGCTGCGCGTATGCAGCACTCGGCCGAAGTAGTGTCGATCCCTCCAGTACCTATCGAACATTTCATTACGGCGATCAACGTAGCGGTCGCGCGCAACGCAGAATGGGTCCCTCCCTACGAAAGTGGTGCGGCATTGTACATTCGGCCGGTGTTGTTTGGCTCCAGTGGTCACCTGGCCTTGACTCCTCCCACCGAGTACACCTTCTGCGTCTATGTTCATCCGTTCAGCAGCTACCATGGAGTGGCTCCCTTGccggcggtggtgatggaACATTTTGACCGCGCTGCGCCCAAGGGCACCGGCCACGCGAAGGTCGGCGGTAACTATGCTCCCGTCATGAAGTGGTCGCAGGCCGCGTCCAAAGAAGGATTTCCTATGACTCTGCACCTGGACAGCAAAACGGGGGAGGAAATTGATGAGTTCTCTACTTCAGGCTTTATGGGTGTGCGGTTGGAGGTCCAGGACAACGAGCAAGAACGCGTTGTGCTCGTGGTCCCCAAAAGTGACAACATCATCAATAGCGTCACGTCCAACAGTTTGATGGAGATTGGAAAGAGGCTGGGCTATCAGGTTGAAAACCGCTCA GTCAAGTACTCGGAGTTGTCAACTTTCAGCGAAGTCATGGCGGTAGGAACGGCCGCTTGTTTAGTCCCAATCTCTTCGATCACGCATCGGTCGCGAGGTGACCATTTCGTTTACACAGAGGAGAAGAACGCAGGCCCGGTGTGCCAAAAGCTGTATGCGGAGCTGACTAGCGTCCAACGCGGAGAAAACCAGGACTATCCGGATTGGCATTTCGAGGTGAAGCAGGCCTAG
- a CDS encoding Cytochrome monooxygenase AKT7, whose amino-acid sequence MWAIQQIRGVSVLAIVESIGLAFLAYVLHIIVYRVWFHPLAKFPGPFFAKITNLYGGYHAWKGDVHINMLQCHEKYGDIVRYAPDRILVNTNTGLKDIYAFTKQFQKSAVYKAMVHRAPNTLTLIDKKQHGRKRRTIGQGFGDNALRGFQDAIMELVKSFCEALVQDTPAGDWSEPQNMGKWSNYLTFDIMSKLVFGESFNLIGSPENRDIVQCIEDSNVRTGVLLQASELSTRRLDRKLFPHAIKGRNKFIRFVTDLLKQRMAAKTLKRKDVFSFLLDAKDAETNQGFTPAEIGAESTTLIVAGSDTTSTAIASMFFYLGHYPDVYERVKNEVRSAFANPDDVTLGPNLTDCVYLRACIDESLRMSPPAGSSLWREVAQDNVIIDGHVIPRGYDVGTCIYAIHHNPEYYPQPFEYRPERWLGEPAEVQAARSAFTPFSVGPRSCLGKGLALTELSLTMAYLLCKYDFRLAPGMEKVGGGSAKDGPGRHRELEYQLRDHVTAAKNGPLIQLRLRQ is encoded by the exons ATGTGGGCAATTCAGCAGATCCGTGGAGTGTCGGTTCTTGCCATTGTTGAGAGCATTGGGCTCGCTTTTCTCGCCTAT GTTCTACACATCATTGTCTATCGTGTTTGGTTTCATCCCCTTGCCAAATTCCCGGGGCCCTTCTTCGCTAAGATCACGAATCTCTACGGTGGGTATCATGCGTGGAAGGGGGATGTGCACATAAACATGCTGCAATGCCACGAAAAATACG GGGACATTGTTCGATATGCACCGGATCGGATCTTGGTCAACACGAACACTGGCTTGAAGG ACATCTATGCTTTTACGAAGCAATTCCAAAAATCCGCCGTCTATAAGGCAATGGTTCACCGCGCTCCCAACACTCTGACTCTCATTGACAAGAAGCAACACGGCCGCAAGCGTCGCACCATTGGCCAAGGATTTGGAGACAACGCTCTTCGAGGATTTCAGGATGCCATCATGGAGCTAGTCAAGTCATTTTGTGAGGCTCTTGTCCAGGATACGCCCGCGGGTGACTGGTCCGAGCCCCAAAACATGGGAAAGTGGT CAAACTACTTGACATTCGACATCATGTCCAAGCTTGTTTTTGGCGAAAGCTTCAACTTGATCGGAAGCCCCGAGAATCGAGACATTGTCCAATGTATCGAAGACTCTAATGTCAGGACTGGTGTTCTGTTACAAGCTAGCGAGCTATCCACACGTCGGCTGGACCGAAAATTATTCCCTCATGCAATCAAAGGCCGCAACAAGTTCATTCGCTTTGTCACCGATCTGTTGAAGCAGCGAATGGCTGCCAAAActttgaagaggaaggatgtgttttctttcttgctgGATGCCAAAGACGCTGAGACCAACCAGGGGTTCACCCCTGCGGAGATTGGTGCAGAAAGCACAACTCTCATTGTGGCCG GTTCCGACACCACATCTACTGCGATCGCCTCCATGTTCTTCTACCTTGGCCACTACCCCGACGTCTATGAGCGAGTGAAGAACGAGGTTCGTAGCGCATTTGCCAACCCGGATGATGTCACTCTCGGGCCAAACTTGACAGACTGTGTGTATTTGCGAGCCTGCATCGACGAGAGCTTGCGGATGTCACCTCCAGCTGGCAGCTCTTTGTGGCGTGAGGTCGCCCAGGACAATGTTATCATTGACGGCCATGTGATTCCTCGCGGGTATGACGTTGGCACCTGCATCTACGCCATTCACCATAACCCCGAATATTATCCGCAACCATTCGAATACCGCCCTGAACGTTGGCTCGGGGAACCTGCAGAGGTTCAAGCTGCCCGATCGGCATTCACGCCCTTCTCCGTCGGTCCTCGAAGCTGTCTTGGTAAAGGCCTCGCCTTGACTGAGCTCAGCCTCACCATGGCTTATTTGTTGTGCAAGTATGACTTTAGACTTGCTCCTGGAATGGAGAAAGTGGGGGGTGGTTCGGCCAAGGACGGACCGGGTCGTCATCGCGAACTGGAATATCAGCTTCGAGACCATGTAACAGCGGCCAAAAACGGGCCGCTGATCCAGCTTCGTCTGCGACAGTGA
- a CDS encoding Fatty acid synthase subunit alpha, with product MVSVTMQPQIEQQLAYLLLVELLAHQFASPVQWIATQDVLLRDFNVERFIEIGPADTLTGMLKKTVSLHFKSHDAARHMTRRFLSYAQNAQEIHYLLASAPAGAAEGQKNVSSATKSKATASPPTTAQATVAVTQQSSAPETAVSASTSLQVTNVAPISDVPTPAREILLAIVGSKLRKYHNEVPAQQSIKALASGRSTMENEIVGDLDAEFGSLPEKPEDISLEQLADVHRSGLKILCTKAPGGIRQWRRSRLPADSRWGLGEGRQNAVLLRASTTQSASRLGSTKEAESFFDNVVQEYAKDSGIDVSTPAQGTKTAVAVAAPVDSAALGAVIKDQDKLKASLMELYARLLGKNLRQDAQEALKAHLATAELQNQLDDITAEVGDFFLAGIRPLWSAAKVRRFHSSWNWVLQDALDLYHRVLRGDFPDANFAKYTNAIANRSSPRLLRMMEYLANSESSIWASRAPEAKAAMNRLLSRCQTTREPIFEPLAANFDAFIKGPSTEVDEDGNIKYLEIPRGDTPLIAPITIATRIQSSWKIDQRLTTMYRDQVQSSWTEGVTFRNKYVLMTGVSPGSINAEVLKGLLSGGAKVVVTTSSYSSATSRFYQNVYVECGARGSELIVAPFNQGSQQDLDGLVEFIFSDTGLGWDLDHVIPFAAISEAGREIDGIDSRSELAHRIMLTNTLRLLGAIKKKKQARGYRTRPTQVILPLSPNHGAFGNDGLYGESKIALETLFEKWHSESWSAYLSICGAVIGWTRGTGLMADNNVVAAGIERHGVQTFSTTEMAAYILVLLTRKFASQCNIQPLYADLTGGLNTMENLKATLDQIRRAIHDQSTLRRNLAKEREAEEKLMALRQPVAEETSAQPPLANIPFTFPKLPNEKTEIEPLRERLLGMANLDRVVVVTGFSEVGPFGNARTRWQMESTGRLSLEGCVEMAWMMGLIKHHNGILDGKHYTGWVDAKTQKPVQDLDVKARYEEHILSHTGIRLVDTSLDSHEPGKRPLLQEIVLEEDLPPFEVSPEVAQQLVHEHGEARVDFLPHGERCVVSLKKGAVLMVPKALNYSHAVAGLVPTGWDARTYGIPDDIVSQVDRGTLFTLVSTVEALIASGITDPYELYQYIHVSEFGNCIGSGVGGMQSLKKMFQDRYLDKEVQKDILQETFINTTAAWVNMLLLSSSGPIRTAVGACATSVESLETGYETIATGRAKICLVGGYDDMTQTIAEEFANMKATTDAAGEAKKGRLPHEMSRPSAESRSGFVEAQGSGIQVITSAQLALSLGLPIQGIIAWVGTASDKIGRSVPAPGQGILTNAREQPASRFPSPLLDLQYRKRRLAARFVQIQESIDLEIESMSAQLSNGEGVIPNAHMEEYEHHLNFVRQEAERQRKEALDMFGNDFWKNQSSISPIRGALAVFGLTIDDLDFVTMHGTSTVMNDKNEPAVLESQMKHLGRTPGNPFFAISQKYLTGHPKGAAGAWMLNGGLQVLDSGLIPGNRNLDSVDDRLERNEYIVYPNHSIQTGGLKAFSLTSFGFGQKGAQAIVVHPRYLYAMLEAKEYEEYRAKRLTRYRKAFRFFHHGLVTNTMFVPKTDAPYSPAQQNAILLNPTARATASSGSMPRYSFKS from the exons ATGGTATCCGTCACAATGCAGCCCCAGATCGAGCAACAATTAGCATATTTGCTCCTGGTGGAGCTGCTAGC ACATCAATTCGCTTCGCCGGTCCAATG GATTGCCACACAGGATGTCCTTCTCAGGGACTTCAACGTCGAGCGATTTATTGAAATTGGACCAGCAGATACCCTCACTGGAATGCTCAAGAAGACGGTATCACTGCATTTCAAATCCCATGATGCTGCGCGTCACATGACACGGCGCTTTCTGTCGTATGCGCAAAATGCCCAAGAAATCCACTACCTTCTTGCATCGGCACCAGCGGGTGCAGCGGAAGGTCAGAAGAACGTCAGTTCAGCAACCAAATCGAAGGCTACCGCTTCGCCGCCAACCACAGCGCAAGCGACTGTGGCTGTGACTCAACAGAGCAGTGCACCGGAGACAGCGGTGTCGGCCAGTACATCGCTCCAAGTAACGAATGTCGCCCCAATCTCCGACGTTCCAACTCCAGCCAGGGAAATTCTCTTGGCCATTGTAGGCAGCAAGCTGCGAAAGTACCATAATGAAGTGCCTGCGCAGCAGAGTATCAAGGCTCTCGCTAGTG GTCGATCAACAATGGAGAATGAGATCGTAGGAGATCTCGACGCAGAATTTGGAAGTCTCCCCGAAAAGCCAGAAGATATTTCCCTCGAGCAACTCGCTG ATGTCCACCGGTCTGGTCTCAAAATTCTTTGCACAAAAGCTCCCGGCGGGATTCGCCAGTGGAGACGTTCGCGATTACCTGCAGACTCTCGATGGGGTCTCGGCGAGGGCCGCCAAAACGCGGTCCTTCTTCGAGCGAGCACAACACAAAGCGCTTCAAGACTAGGGAGTACCAAGGAAGCAGAGTCATTCTTTGATAATGTTGTTCAAGAATATGCAAAGGACAGCGGAATTGATGTATCAACTCCTGCTCAAGGAACAAAAACCGCAGTGGCTGTTGCAGCCCCGGTAGACAGCGCTGCTTTAGGAGCTGTCATCAAAGACCAGGACAAACTGAAAGCATCCCTGATGGAATTGTACGCGCGGCTCTTGGGCAAAAACTTGCGCCAAGACGCCCAAGAGGCACTCAAAGCTCATTTGGCAACCGCTGAACTCCAAAACCAACTGGACGACATCACCGCTGAGGTGGgcgacttcttcttggctgGTATTCGTCCTCTCTGGTCGGCCGCTAAGGTTCGACGTTTCCACTCAAGCTGGAACTGGGTTTTGCAAGATGCCCTTGACCTCTATCACAGAGTGTTGCGGGGTGATTTCCCCGACGCCAACTTCGCAAAATATACCAATGCCATTGCAAACAGGTCCAGTCCTCGTCTGCTCCGCATGATGGAATATCTTGCGAATAGTGAGTCGTCTATCTGGGCCTCACGAGCTCCCGAGGCTAAAGCCGCCATGAATCGTCTGCTCAGTAGGTGCCAGACGACCCGGGAACCAATATTTGAGCCTCTGGCCGCCAACTTCGACGCTTTCATCAAGGGTCCTAGCACAGAGGTAGACGAGGATGGGAATATCAAGTACTTGGAGATTCCCCGTGGTGACACACCTCTTATCGCCCCAATCACGATCGCCACTCGCATTCAGTCATCTTGGAAAATCGACCAGCGGTTAACGACAATGTACCGCGACCAAGTGCAATCGTCGTGGACTGAAGGAGTCACATTTCGTAACAAGTACGTTTTGATGACAGGTGTGAGTCCTGGATCGATCAATGCCGAGGTTCTCAAAGGGCTTCTGAGTGGAGGTGCGAAAGTGGTGGTCACCACTAGCAGCTACTCCTCGGCCACTTCTCGCTTTTATCAAAACGTATATGTCGAGTGTGGCGCACGGGGTTCTGAGCTTATTGTTGCTCCATTCAATCAGGGCAGCCAGCAAGATTTAGATGGTCTCGTGGAGTTCATCTTCTCAGATACTGGTCTTGGCTGGGACTTGGACCATGTGATTCCTTTTGCCGCCATTTCAGAGGCAGGCCGTGAGATCGATGGTATTGATTCCCGCTCAGAGCTCGCTCATCGAATCATGCTCACCAATACATTGCGTCTGCTGGGTgcaatcaagaagaagaagcaggcgCGTGGATATCGCACACGCCCCACTCAAGTGATTCTCCCTCTGTCTCCCAATCATGGTGCCTTCGGTAATGACGGCCTGTACGGCGAGTCAAAGATTGCCCTCGAAACTTTGTTTGAAAAGTGGCATTCTGAGAGTTGGTCTGCGTACCTGTCCATTTGTGGTGCGGTCATTGGGTGGACTCGAGGTACTGGTCTCATGGCGGACAACAACGTCGTTGCTGCAGGCATTGAGCGCCACGGTGTGCAAACCTTCTCAACAACTGAGATGGCCGCGTATATCCTCGTTCTACTTACCCGAAAATTCGCCAGCCAATGCAACATTCAGCCTCTTTACGCCGATCTTACCGGAGGATTGAACACTATGGAGAACCTCAAGGCAACTTTGGACCAAATTCGCCGAGCCATACATGATCAAAGCACCCTCAGACGAAACTtggcaaaagaaagagaggcggaggagaaACTCATGGCACTCCGCCAGCCAGTCGCGGAAGAAACGTCAGCTCAGCCTCCCCTCGCAAACATTCCGTTCACATTTCCGAAGCTTCCAAATGAAAAGACTGAAATCGAACCGCTTCGGGAAAGACTTCTCGGGATGGCGAATCTCGATCGTGTTGTTGTCGTCACTGGTTTCTCAGAAGTTGGGCCATTTGGAAATGCTCGCACCCGATGGCAAATGGAATCTACAGGTCGTCTCTCGCTGGAAGGATGCGTTGAAATGGCGTGGATGATGGGACTCATCAAACATCACAACGGCATACTGGATGGCAAGCATTACACTGGATGGGTTGATGCTAAGACGCAAAAACCCGTGCAAGATCTCGATGTCAAAGCTCGTTATGAAGAACACATTCTTTCACACACGGGCATCCGCTTAGTGGACACAAGCCTAGACTCCCATGAGCCCGGCAAGCGACCTCTCTTACAAGAGATTGTGCTAGAGGAAGATTTACCGCCGTTCGAGGTCTCCCCGGAAGTCGCACAACAGCTTGTGCACGAGCACGGGGAGGCACGCGTTGACTTTTTGCCGCACGGTGAGCGATGTGTGGTGAGTCTGAAAAAGGGTGCCGTTTTGATGGTTCCCAAAGCCTTGAACTACAGCCATGCTGTTGCAGGATTAGTCCCAACCGGTTGGGATGCACGCACGTATGGCATCCCCGACGACATCGTGAGCCAAGTCGACCGAGGAACCCTTTTCACCCTGGTCAGCACAGTCGAGGCGCTCATCGCATCCGGTATTACCGACCCGTACGAATTGTATCAGTATATCCATGTTTCTGAATTTGGAAATTGCATCGGCTCCGGTGTCGGCGGAATGCAGTCTTTAAAGAAGATGTTCCAAGATCGATATCTCGATAAAGAGGTTCAGAAAGATATTCTCCAGGAAACCTTCATCAACACTACCGCAGCCTGGGTCAACATGCTTTTACTGTCTTCCTCGGGACCCATTCGGACAGCAGTTGGTGCATGTGCGACCTCTGTCGAATCCCTGGAGACAGGGTACGAGACCATTGCCACTGGCCGGGCCAAGATATGTCTGGTGGGAGGGTATGACGATATGACCCAGACCATCGCGGAAGAATTTGCCAACATGAAGGCCACTACCGATGCGGCTGGAGAAGCAAAGAAAGGCCGACTTCCTCACGAAATGTCTCGTCCTTCTGCGGAGAGCCGCAGTGGCTTTGTCGAAGCTCAGGGAAGCGGCATTCAGGTTATCACCTCCGCCCAGTTGGCACTGAGCCTCGGTTTGCCAATCCAGGGCATCATCGCTTGGGTAGGCACCGCCAGCGACAAGATCGGTCGGTCTGTGCCAGCTCCAGGACAAGGAATCCTCACCAATGCCCGCGAGCAACCCGCCAGCCGATTCCCATCGCCGCTTCTCGATTTGCAATACCGCAAACGTCGCCTCGCAGCTCGCTTTGTGCAAATTCAAGAGTCGATCGACCTGGAAATTGAGAGCATGAGCGCACAGCTTAGCAACGGGGAAGGCGTCATTCCCAATGCTCACATGGAAGAGTACGAGCATCATTTGAATTTCGTACGGCAAGAAGCCGAACGCCAACGCAAGGAAGCCTTGGACATGTTCGGCAATGATTTCTGGAAGAACCAAAGTTCAATTTCGCCAATCCGCGGCGCGCTCGCGGTCTTCGGACTAACTATTG ATGATCTTGACTTCGTCACTATGCATGGTACTAGCACCGTGATGAATGATAAGAACGAACCAGCCGTCCTTGAATCACAGATGAAACATCTCGGCCGCACGCCAGGCAATCCGTTTTTTGCCATTTCGCAAAAGTATCTAACTGGACACCCCAAGGGCGCTGCGGGAGCATGGATGCTCAACGGTGGTCTGCAGGTGCTAGACAGTGGATTGATTCCTGGGAACCGGAACCTCGATAGTGTGGACGATCGTCTCGAGAGGAATGAGTACATCGTCTATCCCAACCACAGCATTCAGACGGGTGGTCTCAAAGCCTTCTCACTCACTTCCTTCGGCTTTGGTCAGAAGGGCGCTCAGGCAATTGTGGTGCATCCGCGGTATCTGTATGCAATGTTGGAAGCGAAGGAGTACGAAGAATACCGTGCGAAGCGCTTGACGCGTTATCGGAAGGCGTTCCGCTTTTTCCACCACGGTCTCGTGACCAACACGATGTTTGTCCCGAAGACCGACGCGCCATATTCACCCGCACAACAGAACGCAATTTTGTTGAATCCAACAGCTCGAGCGACAGCGTCCTCGGGCTCGATGCCTCGGTATTCATTCAAGTCATGA